A single region of the Pygocentrus nattereri isolate fPygNat1 chromosome 27, fPygNat1.pri, whole genome shotgun sequence genome encodes:
- the gja4 gene encoding gap junction protein alpha 4, translated as MSRADWGFLERLLVEGQEYSTNVGRVWLTVLFLFRLLVLGTAAESAWDDEQSDFICNTKQPGCEAVCYDKAFPVSHFRYFVLQVIFVSTPTIFYFGYVALKTHEDQQTAEETREEQRGRQRNGKANQSKLDVIKEEDEEDEKQVENKKKQGAPPKLKGKLLSVYAVSIVLKILLEVGFIVGLWFLYGFVVAAKYECKRQPCPHTVDCFVSRPTEKTIFTIYTQIIAAISVFLNVLELFHLLKLAITRSLEKRYQYHELGRQIERTPTKLELAEVHALSYEEKGHLFLPVDNDSYTQSSLDWTEREHHLAEDMLPSYSNCVRNSKPRHQSKKHIHSKKHSRSDHKEKRSKDKYYV; from the coding sequence ATGTCCAGAGCTGACTGGGGTTTTCTGGAGCGTTTGCTAGTGGAAGGTCAGGAGTATTCGACGAACGTGGGACGTGTGTGGCTCACTGTACTCTTTCTCTTTCGCTTGCTCGTCTTGGGAACGGCAGCCGAGTCAGCCTGGGATGACGAGCAGTCCGACTTCATCTGCAACACCAAACAGCCCGGTTGTGAGGCCGTCTGCTATGATAAGGCTTTTCCTGTCTCCCACTTTCGCTACTTTGTTCTGCAGGTCATCTTCGTCTCCACACCcaccattttttattttggctatGTAGCTCTGAAGACACATGAGGACCAGCAGACAGCAGAGGAGACCAGAGAGGAGCAGCGTGGGAGGCAGAGGAATGGAAAAGCCAATCAGAGTAAGCTAGATGTAATAAAGGAAGAGGATGAGGAAGATGAGAAGCAGGTGGAAAATAAGAAGAAACAGGGAGCGCCTCCAAAGCTGAAAGGGAAGCTGCTAAGTGTCTACGCGGTTAGCATAGTCCTAAAGATTTTGCTCGAGGTGGGCTTCATTGTGGGTCTTTGGTTCCTCTATGGATTTGTAGTTGCGGCAAAGTATGAATGCAAGCGTCAACCCTGCCCTCACACTGTGGACTGCTTTGTCTCGCGGCCAACTGAGAAGACCATTTTCACCATCTACACTCAGATCATTGCCGCAATTTCTGTGTTCCTGAATGTTCTGGAGTTGTTTCATCTCCTTAAGCTGGCCATCACCCGTAGTCTGGAGAAGAGATACCAGTACCATGAGCTTGGGAGGCAGATAGAGAGGACTCCTACAAAACTGGAGCTGGCAGAGGTTCATGCTCTTTCATACGAGGAGAAGGGACATCTTTTTCTCCCTGTAGACAACGACAGCTATACCCAGTCTAGCCTTGACTGGACTGAGAGGGAGCACCACCTAGCTGAGGACATGCTCCCTAGCTACTCAAACTGTGTAAGAAACAGCAAACCCAGACATCAGTCAAAAAAGCACATCCACTCCAAAAAACACAGTAGAAGTGACCATAAAGAGAAGCGCTCCAAAGACAAATACTATGTATGA